The Quercus lobata isolate SW786 chromosome 9, ValleyOak3.0 Primary Assembly, whole genome shotgun sequence region ATATTCGTCCAGAGTGGCAAATGAAGAATTTCCGTGAAGCGGTCAACCAATGCAACCTGAGAGATATAGGTTACATTGGGCCAAATTTCACCTGGTGCAGGAGACTGGGGGCTCGTGGATGGATTAAAGAGAGACTTGACAGAGCTCTGGCGTCCACAAACTGGTCTGTTATGTTCCCAAATGTGGGTCTACATCATGTAGCAGCTTCTACATCGGATCATTGTATGCTAGTTTTGAAGGCCCACCGTGATAGACAGCGGAGAAACCGACGAAAGAAGCTATTTAGGTTTGAGTCAATGTGGCTGAGAGATGAAGGGTTTAAGGAGATAGTGACTGAGGCATGGGACAGGGCACTGAATATGAGGGGCCAGCACCCGTTTTCTCAATGCTTGGAGGAGTGCAGGCAGTCTCTGACGATGTGGAATAGGAATACTTTTGGCCATGTAGGCAAGAAAATAGCAAAACTCCAGGAAAAACTCCAAGGTTTGGAGGGCAGGAAAAGCAGTATTAATGTTATGGAGGAGATTCAGGAAACAAAGATAAAGCTGAATAGGATGCTCTTGGTAGAAGAGGACATGTGGCAGCAAAGATCAAGGAACAGTTGGCTGAATTCGGGTGACCGTAACACATCATTTTTTCACACCAAGGCATCTAACAAACACCAACGGAACACCATTTCTAGGATCAAGGATTCAAATAATGTCTGGCAGGAGGATGAGGAAATTATGGGCAGAATCTTTGTGGAGTATTTTACATAGTTGTTTACATCATCCCAAGCTGAAGTTAGTACAGAGCTGATTAAGGCTATCCAGGTAAAGGTGACAGATAAGATGAATACCTTACTTCTACAGGAATTTTGAGCTCATGACGTGGAAAAAGCTCTGAAGCAAATGCATTCGCTGAAGGCGCCTGGCCTAGACGGTATGCCCCCCCCCCCATCTTTTACCAGCATTTTTGGTCTAATGTGAGTCCAATTGTTATAAAAACTGTGTTAGACTTTCTTAACAACGGTGTAGCTCCTCCTAAGTTCCATGAAACGCATATTGTACTTATCCCTAAAATGAAAAACCCAAAGTATGTAACGGATTATATGCCGATCAGCCTGTGCAACGTGACCTATAAGCTTGCCTCAAAGGCAGTGGCAAACCACCTTAAACTGGTCTTGCAAGACattatatttgaaaatcaaAGCGCTTTAGTGTTTGAGAGGCTCATCATACACAATGTCTTGGTGGCTCATGAATTAATGAACCATATCAACaggaggaagaaaggaaaaaacgGAGAGATGACCTTGAAattagatatgagtaaggcaTATAACCGGGTGGAGTGGAAATGTCTTCAACAAATCATGGTAAAACTAGGGTTTCATGAAAGGTGGATCAGCCTAGTGATGAAGTGTGTCTCTTCAGTGACATATGCAGTGCGAATTAACGGTCAGCCAAGCGGTCACATTGTCCCGACATGAGGGCTGAGACAAGGGGACCGTTTATCACCCTACTTATTTCTAATTTATGCCGAAGGACTGTCGGCACTGTTGCATAAGGCTTTCCAGAACAAGTCTCTCAAAGGGGTGGCTGCCTCAACTAGGGGACCCATTATCTCCCATCTTTTTTTCGCCGATGATAGCTTGATATTTGGAAGAGCCACAGTCAGGGAAGGAGAGGAAATTCAGCGTGTGCTCCAAGTTTATGAGGAGTCGTCTGGGCAACAACTCAACCGAAGTAAGACCTCTATCTGTTTTAGCCCTAACACTGACCATGACACTAAGGAAGCAGTAAAGGCCATGTTTGGAGCACAGGTCATCAAGCCACATGAATCCTATCTGGGTTTGCCTTTGTTGGTGGGGAAATCTAAACAAAACACATTTGCACAATTAAAGCAAAGGGTGGCAAACAAGCTAACggggtggaaggaaaaattgCTGTCAAATGCTGGAAAGGAGGTACTGATCAAGGCAGTAGCACAGGCAGTCCCTTCCTACACAATGAGTTGCTTTAAGCTCCCTAATACACTATGCGAGGAGTTGACTGGAATGGTTAGGCAATTCTGGTGGGGTTAGGTAAAGGATGAAAAGAAACTTGCATGGCTGAGTTGGAAGAAAATATGCCCGCCAAAGGAGAGGGGTGGCATGAGTTTTCAGGATTTGTGACTTTTTAACCTTGCTCTGCTAGCAAAATAGGGGTGGCGACTTCAAACCAACTCCTCCTTACTATTCTACAGGGTCTACAAGGCAAAATACTTCCCAAGCTACGATTTTGTCGAAGCTAGTATGGGATGTCAACCTTCATACGCATGGAGGAGCATCATGGCAGCCCAACATCTAGTGCAATGTGGTGTGAGGTGGCACGTGGGTGACGGTAAAATGATTAAGATCTGGAGAGACAAATGGATACCAAGTCCAAGCACTTACAAATTCATTACGCCGGAGAGAACACCAGAGCAAATTCAGTGGGTCAGTGACCTCATCGACGAAGATAGCAAGGAATGGAAGAGAGCCCTTGTTTGCTAAAGTTTTCTGCCTCAGGATGTCGATGCAATCCTAAGCATAACCTTGAGCACCACCGTGGTGAGGGATAGAGTGATATGGGTTGAAAACAAAAACGGGAGGTTCACGGTAGAAAGTGCATATAGATTGGCACAGGAGGTCCAAGGGGTTAAATTGATGGCGGAAGGCTCAAACCAGTCAACAATGAAACAGACTTGGAGGAGACTATGGCAGATGAACGTACCAAACAAGGTCAAGCACTTTGCATGGAAAGCGTGTAGAAACATCCTAGCTACGAAGGAAAATTTATGGAGGAGGAATATCACAAAAGAAAGCATATGTGATGCCTGTAGGAAGCAGGTGGAGTCCATAAGCCACTTATTTTGATTCTGTTAATGAGCGAATAAGGTATGGTCTTCTTGCAAGCTCTCCTTTCGATCTGAGATTCTTCCTTTGTGGAACTACATAGATGTTATATGGCAACTACAAAAATGGGAGGAATCACGGCCAGGACTCTTGGAACGGACTGTCATGATTAGCTGGGGGATATGGAAAAATAGGAACGATTTTCGGCATGGGGGCAGACATCGTAGTGGACAGGAAGTTGCAAGAAGCTCTCTCTGTTTGCTTGAGGAATTTCAGTTGGCGAATGAAAAACCAACGACTAATGCAGAACGAAACCAGGTTGTGAAGTGGGTCCCTCCACTGGCAGGCCGCTATAAGGTGAACGTTGATGGTGCTGTCTTCTCTAGGTAGAAGCAAGCTGGTGTGGGAGTGGTTGTACGGGATGATGCAGGACATGTGATAGCGGCGTTGTGTAGAAAACTGTACACTCTGCTGGGGCCACTGGAAGTAGAGGCTAAGGCTATGGAGATAGGGGTCAAGCTTACGAAGGAGGTCAGGGTCAGGGACGTGATTTTTGAAGGTGACTCGCTTATAATATGTAATGCTATCCACGGCTTGACAGAAACTGCTCCTTCGGTCCAAAATGTTGTCACAGGAATCCTAAAGTGCGCTTAAGATTTTCGCACTTTTGACTTTTCCCATACCAAAAGACAAGGGAATACCCCTGCCCACGTACTGGCTCAGCATGCTGTTAATGTGAATGACTTGGTTGTTTGGCTTGAGGAAAGCCCATCGTGTATTCAGCATGCTTGCATGCATGATGTACTTTCCATTTctaattatgaataaaatattgtctggtttcccatcaaaaaaaaaaaaaaaaaacactctttaGAAAAAGCAAGAcctaattaatattattttaaatttaatacacTCTTATAAAATGACATTAGTTTTTAGCCATCATAGATTGATGAGAATATTTCTTAGAGTTGTCATGCATAGGGCtgagaattaaaaaagagttaaaaataaaataatagcaTTTAATGAGGTGTActgtagttgattttttttttagcaagtacTGTAGTCTATAGTtgattgttttaaattttttttaaagaaagtatAACGAGGGTGGAGTAgtttgtttgaattttgaagtaAACGTCATTGTCAAATTCCCTTGTTAGTGCAACAAGAATAGAAGGGATTTCTCGGCCAAAATGGGTAACTAGCCATAATTttctaactatatagttagtagtttTAGTTcccaaactatattttttactagcatttcGAGTCTGAGAAACTTGATTTAGGGTCTATAAATTGAGTTTTTGGGACTCGATTTTTATGGGTTGTTCACGTCTGATGTGACACTAGCACTTTTTCCACGTGGCAGCTACATGGAAATCAAGTCTCTAATACTCGATTTAgatctaaaaagaaaacaaagaaaatcacaACAACAGAAAATATGTGTtcatcagagaagaagaaaaaaaaacagagaagaatatgtgttcattaaaaaaaaaagaaaaaacccagaaacagaaacaggggtcgcgcgcggcctgggtcGCGCTGCGACCTGGGTCACGCGGCGGCCTGGGTCTGGTGCGGCCTGGGTCGGCTTGAGCTGcatctccatttcttcttcttcttctctctctttctttcttttttttctttctttccgcgTTTTTGCTGTTTCTGCATTTTGGGTcgttaataattattatttttgggttagaaatcAAGTCTTGGAGACTCAATTTCCATTTAGATGCCACATGGAAAAAGTGTCACATCAGACGTgaacaacccatgaaaatcgagtcccAGAAACTTGATTTATAGACCCTAAATCGAGTTTtttaaactcgagatgctagtaaaaaatatagtttaaaaacttaaactactaattataatgtttgaaatttaaggttaattt contains the following coding sequences:
- the LOC115961727 gene encoding uncharacterized protein LOC115961727, translated to MNKREESWRLLEELSTRSDLPWICIGDFNEIMHEREKEGGNIRPEWQMKNFREAVNQCNLRDIGYIGPNFTWCRRLGARGWIKERLDRALASTNWSVMFPNVGLHHVAASTSDHCMLVLKAHRDRQRRNRRKKLFRFESMWLRDEGFKEIVTEAWDRALNMRGQHPFSQCLEECRQSLTMWNRNTFGHVGKKIAKLQEKLQGLEGRKSSINVMEEIQETKIKLNRMLLVEEDMWQQRSRNSWLNSGDRNTSFFHTKASNKHQRNTISRIKDSNNVWQEDEEIMGRIFVEYFT